A window of Dehalococcoidia bacterium contains these coding sequences:
- a CDS encoding ATP-binding protein encodes MKNSLQFRLLVAFTCVILLTVGAVFFMTWRATVEQVQEFSYRIERMVIDRIQSQVTEYYLENNSWEGVQPLVSHIGEQFSHRVILADADGKIIADSSSETPDEKLNLENFSSKTLTSSLDHRGPEPGGPPASQPPLFMFFGPRVPPPPDSAEPATAAMDESKTIGFLFILPLTQSEIGLAALQIIYSQLGSYFLIGAFLAVIVAFLITLFLSRRILSPIKELRSAAQLLGKGDFSQRVDIRDRSEIGELASTFNSMADNLQRDEQLRQHMVSDIAHELRSPLTNVRGYLEAINDGVMQADKETISSIYGETILLSRLINDLQELSLAEAGELKLFLQPEDVAELVRLSITAVQAKASEKDIDLSHDIPADLPRVNIDFLRIKQVLLNLLENALAHTPAGGRINIAAKSDHGFIEISVSDSGEGIPADEINNIFERFHRVDKSRSRSTGGSGLGLTISRYIIEEHKGKIWARSESGKGSCFTFTLPVAQ; translated from the coding sequence TTGAAAAACAGCCTGCAGTTCCGCTTGCTGGTTGCTTTCACGTGCGTAATCCTGCTGACCGTAGGCGCCGTGTTTTTCATGACATGGAGGGCCACAGTAGAGCAGGTTCAGGAATTCAGCTATCGAATCGAGCGGATGGTCATAGACCGCATACAATCCCAGGTCACGGAATATTACCTGGAAAACAACAGCTGGGAAGGCGTGCAGCCGCTGGTCTCACATATCGGGGAACAGTTCAGCCACCGGGTCATACTGGCGGATGCGGACGGCAAGATAATAGCCGATTCGTCGTCAGAAACACCCGATGAAAAATTGAACCTCGAGAACTTTTCCAGCAAAACGTTGACCTCCTCGCTCGATCACCGGGGTCCCGAGCCGGGCGGACCCCCGGCATCACAGCCCCCGCTCTTTATGTTCTTCGGACCGCGCGTACCGCCCCCGCCTGATTCAGCGGAACCTGCCACGGCCGCCATGGACGAATCAAAAACGATAGGTTTTTTATTTATCCTGCCGTTAACGCAGTCTGAGATCGGGCTGGCGGCGCTTCAGATTATATACAGCCAGCTGGGCAGCTATTTCTTGATCGGGGCATTTCTGGCGGTTATCGTCGCTTTCCTGATTACCCTTTTTCTGTCGCGCCGTATCCTGTCACCCATCAAAGAGCTGCGGTCGGCGGCACAGCTTCTGGGCAAAGGTGATTTTTCGCAACGTGTTGACATCAGAGATAGAAGCGAGATAGGCGAACTGGCCTCCACTTTTAACTCCATGGCCGATAACCTGCAGCGCGACGAGCAGCTGCGGCAGCACATGGTATCGGATATCGCCCACGAACTGAGAAGTCCGCTCACCAATGTCAGGGGCTACCTCGAAGCAATAAACGACGGCGTTATGCAGGCCGATAAGGAAACTATCTCATCGATATACGGAGAGACCATCCTGCTCTCCCGCTTGATAAACGACCTGCAGGAGCTGAGCCTGGCTGAGGCAGGCGAACTGAAGCTCTTCCTGCAGCCCGAGGACGTGGCAGAACTGGTGCGGCTATCTATTACGGCCGTACAGGCCAAAGCATCCGAAAAGGATATAGACCTGTCTCACGATATCCCCGCAGACCTTCCGCGCGTTAACATCGATTTCCTGCGCATCAAACAGGTGCTGCTCAATCTGCTGGAGAACGCTCTGGCCCATACACCCGCGGGCGGCCGGATAAATATCGCAGCAAAATCAGATCACGGATTCATCGAGATCAGCGTATCGGATAGCGGTGAGGGCATCCCTGCTGATGAGATAAACAATATCTTCGAGCGTTTTCACCGCGTCGATAAATCCAGATCGAGGTCGACCGGCGGCAGCGGCCTGGGATTAACCATATCCAGGTATATCATTGAGGAGCACAAGGGCAAGATATGGGCCCGCAGCGAATCAGGCAAAGGCAGCTGCTTCACCTTTACGCTGCCGGTAGCGCAATAA
- a CDS encoding HlyD family efflux transporter periplasmic adaptor subunit: MLKAPIKLLIVFLTCFTVFAAGCTAASTTTSATISRQIPVTRGDLVVSVSVDGNLEMTDYYNLRFASTGEVKKVLVEEGDQVKQGQLLAYLDDTTAQLDVKAANNAVQSSLSTMYETVPRLPQFPTSYYIASSVTTGPTIPVTTTTTVTTLTPPGTTGVPSAGSNTVVTITGNTPTLKNPGTITTTSTTTDIGTTSVVHTGTGPTGVTVTTTVTPPVGPPIVTTTNIAAGDIPTEAIPIDSTTVTTSVTTTRTSTTTTWAAPEGIHNDISYQMYYPNATILSSYLWAQEEVARAYALFENDEFSAAASELYVASADLEACIKILEDAITNPESGLGNTAPFVDETNYTLFSIQNDGSFAAYYIQELRREAAALRQAQTDIQTVYGLINEGKYDEARPLLSTALETVNKTAGEVIENINRLKLPNDTTIYGKDISLYLYNAALERINAAIAGIGQGGMYSSSMNDNLIVARHYMELCNGILGSNEMVLQHGLGLKAEQNARIDLAGKLVSQDTTQNNYVNTFIWAPIDGTVVSVGVKEKDILSSKTNTSTNAIVLVNTKYIEFWGSVDEIDITKIKVGQKATISVDAVPDKTFSGEVFFISPKGTPDSNNVVKYSVRIKLDPTDVELRGKLTATADIGVSTVENALLVPLSAVNTTGTASTVTVVSGTKGETEKREVTLGIQNQQYVQVIKGLNDGDMVIVVDKASGAPVSTTMGPPGGGPPPGGGGPPP, encoded by the coding sequence ATGCTCAAGGCCCCTATTAAACTCCTCATCGTCTTTTTAACCTGCTTCACAGTCTTCGCGGCAGGTTGCACTGCTGCATCCACCACAACTTCGGCAACCATCAGCAGGCAGATTCCTGTTACGCGCGGCGACCTGGTGGTGAGCGTCTCGGTGGACGGCAACCTCGAGATGACCGACTACTATAATCTCCGGTTTGCTTCAACCGGCGAGGTTAAAAAGGTGCTGGTCGAGGAAGGCGACCAGGTGAAGCAGGGCCAGCTGCTGGCATACCTGGATGACACCACTGCTCAACTGGATGTGAAAGCGGCCAATAACGCCGTGCAGTCTTCTCTCAGCACCATGTACGAAACCGTCCCACGGCTGCCACAGTTTCCAACAAGTTACTATATTGCAAGTTCAGTTACTACCGGGCCAACAATACCTGTGACTACTACAACTACGGTTACCACATTAACACCCCCTGGAACAACTGGCGTGCCTTCGGCAGGATCTAATACGGTAGTAACTATCACAGGGAATACACCAACGTTAAAAAATCCCGGTACTATAACAACAACTTCGACTACAACAGATATTGGAACCACAAGTGTTGTTCATACAGGTACTGGCCCGACTGGCGTAACAGTCACAACGACGGTAACCCCTCCCGTGGGGCCTCCAATTGTAACCACTACAAATATAGCTGCGGGCGACATACCGACGGAGGCCATACCGATAGATAGCACGACAGTCACAACATCGGTGACCACTACACGGACATCAACCACGACCACTTGGGCAGCACCAGAAGGAATTCACAACGATATCAGTTACCAGATGTATTACCCCAACGCAACCATACTGTCATCCTACCTGTGGGCGCAGGAAGAGGTAGCCAGGGCGTATGCCCTGTTTGAAAACGATGAATTCAGCGCAGCGGCATCCGAGCTGTACGTGGCATCGGCGGACCTGGAAGCCTGCATAAAAATACTGGAGGACGCCATCACCAATCCGGAGTCCGGCCTGGGCAATACGGCGCCCTTCGTAGACGAGACCAACTATACGCTCTTTTCAATACAAAATGACGGGTCGTTCGCCGCTTACTATATTCAGGAGCTGCGCAGGGAAGCGGCTGCACTGAGACAGGCGCAAACAGATATTCAGACCGTGTACGGACTGATAAACGAGGGCAAATACGACGAAGCAAGGCCGCTGCTGAGCACAGCCCTCGAGACGGTCAATAAGACCGCCGGCGAGGTCATCGAAAACATAAACAGGCTGAAACTGCCCAACGATACAACTATCTACGGCAAAGACATCAGCCTCTACCTCTACAATGCGGCGCTGGAAAGGATTAACGCGGCAATAGCGGGCATAGGACAGGGCGGGATGTACTCCAGCAGTATGAACGACAACCTGATCGTCGCGCGCCACTATATGGAACTATGCAACGGGATATTGGGCTCCAATGAAATGGTCCTCCAGCACGGCCTGGGGCTGAAGGCCGAGCAGAATGCCAGAATCGACCTGGCCGGCAAGCTGGTCAGCCAGGACACGACACAGAATAACTACGTCAACACATTCATCTGGGCGCCCATCGACGGCACGGTGGTAAGCGTAGGAGTAAAGGAAAAGGACATATTATCCTCAAAAACCAATACATCCACCAATGCTATAGTGCTGGTCAATACCAAATATATCGAGTTCTGGGGCTCGGTTGACGAAATCGATATTACCAAAATAAAGGTCGGCCAAAAGGCCACCATATCCGTGGATGCAGTCCCAGATAAGACCTTCAGCGGCGAGGTATTTTTCATCTCACCCAAAGGAACACCCGACTCCAATAACGTGGTTAAATACAGCGTCCGCATAAAGCTTGATCCCACCGACGTCGAACTCAGGGGCAAGCTGACCGCCACGGCCGATATCGGCGTCTCCACGGTTGAGAACGCTCTGCTGGTACCGCTGTCCGCGGTAAACACAACGGGTACGGCCTCCACAGTCACGGTCGTCAGCGGCACCAAAGGCGAAACGGAGAAGAGGGAGGTCACCCTGGGCATCCAGAACCAGCAGTACGTACAGGTAATCAAAGGGCTGAACGACGGCGATATGGTAATAGTCGTCGATAAGGCGAGCGGCGCCCCTGTATCTACCACCATGGGCCCACCGGGAGGCGGGCCACCTCCGGGAGGAGGAGGTCCACCTCCATAA
- a CDS encoding HlyD family secretion protein: MKKRLTALLLLISILLPMAAADCASSQTAVASQPVEVKRGDLSIVVTSDGTLTAPDQFNLAFNTPGTVQTILVHEGEKVREGALLATTDPWSQINSIKTALFSIQSAQNSIDLGCDTDHLPYNYPDLSISRMADEAVKDMKTAAAYFSTGDYKDAGYWLVMTYFDIQVCENLIETRPNAAQLAGAKINSTWYPAVDAGGWQPITTDNEKAIDTMRLYREKLIIISNLMKDPAVPYEDIAPQFEQALQEISEVARTARSTVTIKSRMIFKYADTPTSVDFLQSALRLLEGLQQSRSSDAGDLKNAIWDLYTAKLNLQVGQDVLENQTLIFESGGKINWKTLQDYNLKLQAAEINLYKAKRDIMNTVIISPSNGTIFSVNLKVNDPLSAEDYATRPAVGLVNTRVIKFTGKVDEIDIMKVHVGDNATVTVDAIPDKEFNWTVKFISPFGAKSGNVVKFDVIIVPTGLPEDDLKDGLRATAEITVASVKNALLVPISAVISTPGGSMVLLVNSKTGQAEPRRVTTGLQNFQYTEITSGLADGDKIQMPGKTAAGSITGQTRPPTSTGGAMRVLR, encoded by the coding sequence ATGAAAAAACGATTGACTGCTTTATTGCTATTAATATCTATCCTTCTTCCTATGGCGGCTGCGGACTGCGCTTCCAGCCAAACGGCTGTGGCTTCTCAGCCTGTTGAAGTTAAACGGGGAGATCTGAGCATAGTAGTGACCTCAGACGGCACTCTCACCGCGCCCGACCAGTTCAACCTCGCGTTCAATACTCCGGGCACCGTACAGACAATACTGGTGCACGAGGGTGAAAAAGTACGGGAGGGCGCGCTTTTGGCCACGACGGACCCCTGGTCGCAGATAAACTCGATAAAAACCGCCCTGTTCAGCATTCAATCCGCGCAAAACAGCATAGACCTCGGGTGCGACACCGACCATCTGCCCTACAATTATCCCGACCTGAGCATAAGCCGGATGGCCGATGAAGCGGTTAAAGATATGAAAACGGCAGCGGCCTATTTCAGCACAGGCGACTATAAGGATGCCGGTTACTGGCTGGTCATGACTTACTTCGATATCCAGGTTTGCGAAAACCTGATTGAGACCAGGCCCAACGCCGCGCAGCTGGCGGGCGCAAAGATCAATTCGACCTGGTACCCTGCCGTAGATGCGGGAGGATGGCAACCGATAACCACGGATAACGAGAAGGCCATAGATACCATGAGGTTGTACCGCGAAAAGCTGATCATAATCTCCAACCTCATGAAAGACCCTGCGGTACCCTACGAAGATATCGCGCCTCAATTTGAGCAGGCGTTGCAGGAGATCTCCGAAGTGGCCAGGACCGCCAGGAGCACTGTGACCATCAAGAGCAGGATGATCTTCAAATACGCCGATACGCCAACAAGTGTCGATTTTCTGCAGTCCGCCCTGCGATTACTCGAGGGTTTGCAGCAAAGTAGGTCATCGGATGCAGGCGATCTAAAAAATGCGATCTGGGACCTCTATACGGCCAAACTAAACCTGCAGGTTGGCCAGGACGTGCTTGAGAACCAGACATTGATATTCGAGAGCGGCGGAAAAATCAACTGGAAAACATTGCAGGACTACAACCTCAAACTCCAGGCCGCTGAGATCAACCTGTATAAAGCCAAGCGGGATATAATGAACACCGTCATTATCTCCCCTTCCAACGGCACGATCTTCAGCGTGAATCTCAAGGTAAACGACCCGCTGTCCGCCGAGGATTATGCCACCCGTCCCGCCGTGGGGCTGGTCAACACCCGGGTAATCAAATTTACCGGCAAGGTCGATGAAATCGACATTATGAAGGTGCATGTGGGCGATAATGCCACGGTCACTGTAGACGCCATCCCAGATAAAGAATTTAACTGGACGGTGAAATTCATCTCACCCTTCGGCGCGAAGTCAGGCAATGTTGTCAAATTCGATGTGATCATAGTGCCAACCGGACTTCCCGAAGACGATTTGAAGGACGGACTGCGCGCCACCGCCGAGATAACGGTAGCCAGCGTCAAGAATGCTCTGCTGGTGCCCATATCGGCTGTGATATCTACTCCCGGCGGCTCGATGGTGCTTCTGGTCAACAGCAAGACCGGGCAGGCCGAACCCAGGAGAGTGACCACCGGTCTGCAGAACTTCCAGTACACCGAGATAACTTCCGGCCTGGCGGATGGCGACAAAATTCAAATGCCCGGGAAGACGGCGGCGGGGTCTATCACCGGCCAGACCAGGCCACCGACAAGTACAGGCGGCGCCATGCGCGTACTGAGGTAA
- a CDS encoding ABC transporter ATP-binding protein — translation MIEIKNISKIYDIGDVRVKALDNVSFICEKGEFISIMGHSGSGKSTMMNILGCLDRPTSGSYIIDSVDVAGMTDDELAAMRNRKLGFVFQSYNLLPKLTAVGNVELPLIYSGNNHRRPRALAALEAVGIGKRAFHKPSEMSGGEQQRVAIARALINDPLVILADEPTGNLDTQMSHNIMSLLVEQSKKGITIIVVTHEEDIAAYTQRTIYLRDGTIIEDKKR, via the coding sequence ATGATTGAAATTAAGAATATCAGCAAGATTTACGATATCGGAGATGTCCGGGTTAAAGCACTGGACAATGTCTCGTTCATCTGCGAAAAAGGCGAGTTCATCTCGATCATGGGCCATTCCGGCTCGGGCAAATCCACCATGATGAATATACTGGGATGCCTTGACCGTCCAACCTCGGGAAGTTATATCATAGATTCAGTGGATGTGGCCGGTATGACCGATGACGAACTTGCCGCTATGCGCAACCGCAAGCTGGGCTTCGTCTTCCAGTCCTACAACCTGCTGCCCAAGCTGACCGCCGTGGGCAATGTGGAATTGCCACTGATATATTCCGGAAATAACCACCGGCGGCCGCGCGCCCTGGCGGCGCTGGAAGCGGTGGGTATCGGCAAACGGGCCTTCCACAAGCCCAGCGAGATGTCCGGCGGCGAGCAGCAGCGCGTGGCCATCGCGCGTGCCCTGATCAACGATCCGCTGGTCATACTGGCCGACGAGCCGACGGGCAACCTGGATACCCAGATGAGCCATAACATCATGTCGCTGCTGGTGGAGCAGAGCAAGAAGGGTATAACCATCATCGTGGTCACACACGAAGAGGATATCGCCGCCTACACACAGCGTACGATTTACCTCCGGGACGGAACAATCATCGAGGATAAGAAGCGATGA
- a CDS encoding ABC transporter permease, whose protein sequence is MSLWESLKSAWQAIFSNKTRSFLTMLGIVIGVCAVVLLVSLGQGFQVSMTTTFNNMGASALYISTSTDKAVTSVRPLTLDDAEALQDKTVAPSISVVSPTLSSRVTVQYGNNSASVQATGVKPVITEIRNYQVDQGRFITDQDVSARSNVIVLGYQTATDLFGSESAVGKSVRVQGSKYQVIGTLQKMGGFGGDSYILMPLTTMQSKLTGGGNNVQQIAVKAVNSDLVDSVISEVTSILRNRHYIRTGAADDFTITDMRETLASMQATLAGFSLFMGAVGAISLIVGGIGIMNIMLVSVTERTREIGIRKAIGAKRRDILLQFLIEAAALSLTGGLVGLGLAMLGATLMGNISLGTTTVTPVISAGIVFIALGVSIGTGLVSGTYPAFRAARLDPIESLRHE, encoded by the coding sequence ATGAGCCTCTGGGAGAGCCTTAAGTCGGCCTGGCAGGCCATCTTCTCCAACAAGACGCGGTCTTTTCTCACCATGCTCGGCATCGTGATAGGCGTGTGCGCAGTGGTGTTGCTGGTCTCGCTGGGGCAGGGCTTCCAGGTCAGCATGACGACCACCTTCAATAATATGGGGGCCAGCGCCCTTTATATTTCCACCTCCACCGATAAAGCGGTGACCAGCGTTCGACCGCTCACGCTTGATGACGCCGAGGCCCTGCAGGACAAGACAGTGGCCCCCTCTATAAGCGTTGTCTCACCCACGCTCAGCAGCAGGGTAACCGTTCAATACGGCAACAACAGCGCCAGCGTACAGGCGACCGGTGTGAAGCCGGTAATAACGGAGATACGTAACTATCAGGTGGATCAGGGACGGTTCATCACCGACCAGGATGTTTCAGCCAGGAGCAATGTAATTGTGCTCGGATACCAGACGGCAACGGACCTCTTCGGCAGCGAGAGCGCGGTAGGCAAGAGCGTGCGCGTCCAGGGCAGTAAGTACCAGGTAATCGGTACCCTTCAGAAGATGGGAGGTTTCGGCGGCGACAGCTATATCCTGATGCCTCTGACCACCATGCAGTCCAAGCTGACCGGCGGCGGCAACAATGTGCAGCAGATCGCCGTCAAGGCTGTCAACTCCGACCTGGTGGACTCGGTGATCTCCGAGGTAACCAGCATCCTCAGGAACAGGCATTACATTAGAACAGGCGCGGCGGACGATTTCACTATAACCGACATGCGTGAGACGCTGGCCAGCATGCAGGCAACGCTGGCAGGCTTCTCGCTCTTCATGGGGGCGGTGGGCGCCATCTCCCTCATCGTGGGAGGCATCGGCATCATGAACATCATGCTGGTATCGGTCACCGAGCGCACGCGCGAGATCGGCATCCGCAAGGCCATCGGCGCCAAACGCCGTGACATACTCCTGCAATTTCTGATTGAAGCTGCTGCTTTAAGCCTGACCGGCGGCCTGGTCGGCCTGGGCCTGGCCATGCTGGGGGCTACGCTGATGGGCAATATCTCACTTGGAACTACCACTGTAACGCCCGTCATTTCAGCCGGCATCGTTTTTATCGCTTTAGGTGTATCGATAGGAACGGGACTGGTCTCCGGCACCTATCCGGCCTTCCGCGCCGCCCGCCTCGACCCCATCGAATCGCTGCGGCACGAATAG
- a CDS encoding phosphoenolpyruvate carboxykinase, with the protein MRDIFAAKFDPGNIIDNPSEDKLREWALEQGGVISEFGNLAVTTRVRNRIAKFTEVILGEIEDENVKLVDEVLKYLNHRDMIMLDRVMCQSNGYKKRCRVYVDARYPRIPLMWGNTLFPTEPGEPDFITVTVPDWPEKKVLVVPESGTTLILGSDYKGENKKAMLRQVMYWAKKEGNIGLHAASKILRIMKDGRLCDKGFLLFGLSGTGKTSLACHSHWLRPPERVIIRQDDVVILKSDSSAIGTEESFYMKTEGLESAAQPLLYAAAISPRAILENVYVDKATGKVDFFNSTLTSNGRAMVKRRDIAFTDGEVDLEKVDFLIFITRHNEIVPPVVKLSREWGAAAFMLGESVETSAGDPSEAGKQRRVVGTNPFIVGSEEEEGNMFLDILRKNPHMQCYLLNTGRVGGLTGGQKITVVDSVKILEMIARDKITWKRDEFWGYEVPNDIPGLDISRFDLSNYYPREKITALSQALKKERLAWLSRFEGIHPDIINALQP; encoded by the coding sequence ATGCGAGATATTTTTGCCGCGAAATTCGATCCCGGGAATATCATAGATAACCCTTCAGAAGATAAGTTGAGGGAATGGGCTCTTGAGCAGGGAGGCGTTATCTCTGAATTCGGCAACCTTGCGGTAACGACGCGTGTGCGCAACAGAATCGCCAAATTTACCGAAGTGATACTGGGTGAGATCGAAGACGAGAACGTGAAGCTGGTGGACGAGGTGCTGAAATATCTCAATCACCGGGATATGATCATGCTGGACCGCGTGATGTGCCAGAGCAACGGCTACAAGAAAAGGTGCCGTGTTTACGTAGACGCCCGGTATCCCCGCATACCACTGATGTGGGGTAATACTCTCTTTCCCACCGAGCCGGGAGAGCCTGATTTCATTACGGTTACTGTGCCGGACTGGCCTGAAAAAAAGGTGCTGGTCGTCCCCGAATCTGGCACAACGTTAATATTGGGCAGTGATTACAAAGGGGAGAATAAGAAGGCCATGTTGCGCCAGGTCATGTACTGGGCCAAGAAGGAAGGCAACATCGGCCTGCATGCAGCCAGCAAAATACTGCGAATTATGAAGGATGGCAGGCTTTGCGATAAAGGCTTCCTGCTCTTCGGATTGAGCGGCACCGGCAAGACCTCGCTGGCCTGTCATTCGCACTGGCTGAGGCCGCCCGAAAGAGTGATTATCCGTCAGGATGACGTGGTCATACTCAAGTCCGACAGCAGTGCAATCGGCACCGAGGAGTCCTTTTACATGAAGACCGAAGGGCTTGAATCCGCCGCCCAGCCGCTGCTCTACGCGGCTGCAATCAGCCCGCGGGCTATCCTTGAGAACGTGTACGTCGACAAGGCAACCGGCAAGGTCGACTTTTTCAACTCAACGCTAACGTCGAACGGCCGCGCCATGGTCAAGCGCCGCGACATAGCGTTTACAGATGGCGAAGTCGACCTTGAGAAAGTGGATTTTCTGATATTCATTACCAGGCACAACGAAATCGTACCGCCGGTAGTCAAGCTCTCTCGGGAATGGGGAGCGGCCGCCTTCATGCTCGGCGAATCGGTGGAAACGTCGGCTGGGGATCCTTCCGAGGCGGGCAAGCAGCGACGTGTCGTCGGGACCAATCCTTTTATAGTCGGTTCCGAAGAAGAGGAAGGCAACATGTTCCTCGATATTTTACGTAAAAATCCACACATGCAATGCTACTTGCTGAATACCGGCAGGGTGGGAGGCCTAACCGGAGGGCAGAAGATAACCGTTGTAGATTCGGTCAAGATACTGGAGATGATAGCCAGGGATAAAATCACCTGGAAACGGGATGAATTCTGGGGTTACGAGGTGCCGAACGACATACCCGGATTGGATATAAGCCGATTCGATCTGAGCAATTACTACCCGCGGGAAAAAATTACGGCCCTCAGTCAGGCTCTGAAAAAAGAGAGATTGGCCTGGCTATCGCGCTTCGAAGGCATACATCCCGACATAATCAACGCCCTGCAGCCATAG
- a CDS encoding KamA family radical SAM protein, producing MAQASTTKQQDLFEFSAEEEPPGHPATEVEEPPSLRLLRNRQRFFNSVSDENWNDWKWQFRNRITSIEELSKLIFLTIHDQVSLRLVTDKFPISITPYYFCLINHDNPDDPIRRQAMPVFEEIALSGILSEDPLEEERDSVVPGLVHRYPDRVLMVVTDICPMFCRHCTRKREWRRGRWVRPQQEIDRMIAYIRSDPKIRDVIISGGDPLTLSTRHLEDILKKIRAIPHVEIIRIGSRVPVVMPQRIDDELCDMLSRQGPIWMNTHFNHANELTDEAKAACDKILRRGIPVNNQSVLLAGVNDSVEGQLQLCHGLLKAKIRPYYLFQADEVEGTEHLRTTVEKGLRIIEGMRGHTSGLAVPTYVIDLPGGGGKVPLQASYLVSKTDGQLIFRNYLGKTYSYHNPRPAAAPAGRNGRRKTNDQQMALELVAAK from the coding sequence TTGGCGCAAGCATCAACGACCAAACAACAAGACTTATTCGAGTTCTCCGCAGAGGAGGAACCTCCAGGTCATCCTGCGACGGAAGTAGAAGAGCCTCCAAGCTTGCGCCTGTTGAGGAACCGGCAAAGGTTCTTCAACAGCGTATCCGATGAAAACTGGAACGATTGGAAGTGGCAGTTCCGCAACCGCATCACCAGTATAGAAGAGCTATCTAAACTTATCTTTTTAACGATACACGATCAGGTCAGCCTCAGGCTGGTCACCGACAAATTTCCTATCTCCATCACGCCGTACTATTTCTGCCTGATCAACCACGATAATCCCGATGATCCCATACGCCGGCAGGCTATGCCCGTTTTTGAGGAGATAGCCCTGTCAGGCATTCTTTCCGAAGACCCTCTGGAGGAGGAGAGAGACTCTGTTGTCCCCGGTCTGGTACACCGTTACCCGGACCGCGTCCTGATGGTAGTAACGGATATCTGTCCGATGTTCTGCCGCCACTGTACGCGCAAGCGTGAATGGCGGCGCGGCCGCTGGGTGCGTCCTCAACAAGAGATCGACCGCATGATTGCCTATATACGCAGCGACCCGAAAATCAGGGACGTTATTATCTCAGGCGGTGATCCGCTGACGCTTTCCACCAGGCACCTTGAAGACATCCTGAAAAAGATACGCGCTATCCCTCACGTCGAGATCATTCGTATCGGCAGCCGCGTACCTGTGGTTATGCCACAGCGTATCGATGATGAGCTTTGCGACATGCTTTCCCGCCAGGGCCCCATCTGGATGAATACACATTTCAACCACGCCAATGAACTGACGGACGAAGCTAAAGCCGCCTGCGACAAGATATTGCGCCGCGGCATACCTGTTAACAACCAGTCGGTCCTGCTGGCCGGTGTAAACGATTCTGTAGAAGGCCAACTTCAGCTCTGCCACGGCCTGCTTAAGGCGAAAATTCGCCCTTACTACCTCTTCCAGGCGGACGAGGTCGAGGGCACAGAGCATCTCCGCACCACCGTGGAAAAAGGCCTGCGCATTATCGAGGGTATGCGAGGGCATACCTCCGGGCTGGCGGTGCCCACCTACGTGATCGACCTGCCGGGCGGCGGAGGCAAGGTGCCTCTGCAGGCCAGCTACCTGGTATCCAAAACGGACGGCCAGCTCATATTCAGGAATTACCTGGGTAAAACATACAGCTACCACAATCCCAGGCCTGCAGCAGCCCCGGCCGGACGCAACGGGCGACGCAAGACAAACGATCAGCAGATGGCGCTGGAACTCGTAGCAGCGAAATAA